The DNA sequence CCGAAAATCTGAAAGTAGTATTAATGGGCCAATTTGCCTCTGAAGGCAGTGAATTCAACCATTAGCTGCTATATCATGCGGCACATGCGCAATTAGGCAGGAATAAACTTTTGggatatttttgtcaattctatCTTCATCTCCTTTTATCCCTTATCtaagtttaaatttttatgGAGAGGGGAAAAAGGAGCATTTTTGCGCTCCTTAGAACTTTAGATGAGAAGAATCAAATAATGCAGCCATATCTCATTCTTGATATAACCCTCTacctcaaaaacacaaacattacatgcatgcatcCCAATCATGTATGCTACGACCATGCCAATCCTGAAAACAAGTTCAGTATTTGAAAGGATTAGATCTTTTACCTCTCCTGTACCAATAGTTAAGTCTGCAAATCCAAGAGAATCGTTGACTTGGatgtataatttttgttttctagggTTGGCCACAAGTATATCAAAATCCTGCCAGCACATACAAACACATGATTCCAAAtttacatatacaaattttacaATATAGTAGATGAAGCAACACTAGAAGACGGTTCACCTGATTCCAGATCGGCTCACCAGGGGGTCCAATAACAGTAGTTTGACTGTTTTTTTTACTGCGTATAATTTGATCTCCCAGGCTTAGTGTAACATAGGGATCCGTTTTGcctgaaaaattagatcaacAGGTTATTGAGTCTCTAAACGAAAGTGGACAAGTGAATACTTATGATATTCTTATCATAAGCCAACGGcagcttaaaaaaaatgaaatcaaaacaaatgaaattatttCACATTAGAAGACATTCATTACCATAGAAAACATAGGAAAGCTTCCGAGCATCTACGAGGGTCACTGATAATTCTCCAACAAAATCCTTGTTTCCTTCTTGTATGTCCCCTGACTTGAAATCATTTCCGACTGGGCCAACTGCTTTTCCTTTCTGGAAATCCAAGACAATCTTTTTTGGGCGTACAAATAATCTAGGTAAATCCTCAGTGagaagttttgtcaaaaaccTACAAAATGCATTTAGGGATCCAAGTCAAAAGGTGAAAGAAACAAACAAGCATACAAATCCAGAGTGAATACTAGATTATCGACTTGTTGTCTACCATTAACTTTCGCATAGAAAAAATTTAACGATTGAGAATGATGAGATTCACTTACATTGAGAGAACAGGAATTGCTGAATTTGCCCAATCCATGCAGAAATAGACGAGAGAAGAAGATAATAATCAGTATCTTCGACATAAAACGATTTAGCCTAAAAAAATGCAATTAACATTATATAAAACAATCTATCTTATCTACCAAACATAGTGCTATAGTACCTTTAGTAAATAGAAACATGGTTATGAATATATGACATACCCATCAAATTGAACAGGCGGAAGGGCGacaattcaaatttgatcttgGGAAGTGAAACAAAAGCCCATTGAACGGCTCCCACCCAAGGCGACGTAGGTATTAGCCGTAACTTGACCCAAAGTTCCCCATCAATATCAAAATCTCGAACACCAACTGGCACGTAAATGGGAATAATGCTAAATTTTAGTGAGAGCATTAACAGCATACGAGCACCACCAGTATAACGTAGACCTATTTGGTACCTAAATGAAATAAAGGGATATAGAATCAGTGTAATGGAAAATTGAGTTAGCACAGAAagtattttgacaaaaaaaaaaaaaacatgcaaaTCAGTTTCATAAAGATCTACCCTGATGAAAAAATGGTAAGGATGTCAGATCAATTATCTTAACGTTTGCTTTGATCGAACTCATCCACtaaattcattgttttataTCATTTCGTAGCATCCAATATCAAATTACATCTTAGCGGCCCAACAAATATTAAGCTTTGTCAACTTACTAAACAGGATATTCAGCAGCACATTGCATTAAGTTCATCATTCGATTTCCACATAAACAATCAGTCTATCATGAACATTGAAGTAGAGAAAATAAGCAACCcaatcaaacaaaacacaagcataattgaattgaaaattttaactCACTGCAGATCATTAACGCGGCGGGACGTCCTCCGCTCGACATTCCTAACAGACAACGGCTCGTCCCCCAGCGAAAACTGCTTGATTTCAACTCTCTCAACATAGTCAGGCTTCTTCAAATCATCAATTACCGGCTGCAGCAACCCAATGAGCCAATTCTCAAGCCCGGCTCGATAAACCTTCCACAGCTTCCCCAACACCATGTTCACCCACTCCACCGACTCCTTCCTCTGCAAATCCTTCTCCAGAAACAGCGAAAAGCTCGTGGGCACTTGCGGCCATGCCTCTCTGCGGCCATTGTCACTACCCAGCTTGCTCTTCTTCCTTGAATTCCACAATTTATCAAACGCGACGCCTACAAAGAAGAAGAACACAAACAACCCCCCAATGTTTCGGTTTATTGGAGGCGATGGAATGGGATGTATCACTCCCAGCTGAGTTCTGAGCTTATCCACAAAAGGGTCCTCCTGAAAGGTGGTGAAATTGCTCCCCATTTGAACCGGCGACTCTTCGGAAAACTCATCGGCTTCCAATTCACCGGAGAAACGATTTATCACCAAGTTTTTCGCACCCCGTCTCGCTGAATTCGTAAGCTCTATGTTCATGGAGGATCCTGGAGCATCGGGGGGCGAAATCGCACAGGAATTACAACCCCATTTTCTTCTGACGCTTTTTCGAGGAAAATTGGCGATAAGCAgctgctttcttcttcttttagatGAAGGGAGGGAGAGGAAGTTGTGGGTTTTTGTTGGGCGGGCGAAATTTCCACATGGGCAGTGAGGAGGAAGAGGCCGCGGCTGCGAGAAATCGAAGCTCGcagaagttgattgcagaatcaTTAATTAGCGGCGGAGATAAACTCAGAGCACCTGattgagatgtgaatgtaggaAATTGCATTGGTAAACATGGATTCCGGCACCGGCAATTCAATCCAAACTCCCAACGGACCAATTAGCAgcaaaaactcaaaagaaaaatggCGAAAGGAAAGTTCCTTAGCAGCAAAAGCGCAATCGTGGGAGCTTGGGGTGTTGCTGGTAATCTGTAGTGAATTGGGAAGAAGCTGAAACTTCCATGAAAGCTCAGAGACTACGGAGTGGAAATCGGAgatggaaagagagagagagtaattggttttgtttctttgtttcgtCGAGAAAGTATTTGCGTGTGAAAGTTGAGGCAGGGAAGAGAAGGGAAGAGGGAACAAAACTCGTTTGTGATTCTGGAAATTAGCGTCAACATTAAAAGCCTCAAATATGTGTAAGAAGTGGATATTCCCAACCCTCCTTTTCCTAATTTCCGTCTCCCTTCTcctcttctccttttttttttcgtggAAAATTAAATGCACGTGGGACGGAAGCCGACGCGGTTCCCccgctctttttctttttcttcctggTTTGGCGCCactcattttttatattttttagtaAAGATAAAGAGGCTAATCTTTTAGTCCAATTATGATTTATGAGAttgttactaaacatgttaattattatttaagtaataatttaattattaacaattacgtcatataatttataaaaattagtttaaatagatagtttttctagttttattcttttattttttttaacaaacaatatttatCTACGTTAAGAGGAAGGGGATGAGCTTAGTCACACAattggctaacaataatgtggttccaACTCCCCTTTGGcaaaaatcgaacctaaaacctctcacttgcaagtgaagagCAATACACCTAAACTGTAATACTAAGTAGTTTCTAGTATTACTCTTTAATTATGgctatttctttttttgttagAATAATATGCCAGTCCAACTCCAATTCGCTTATTATCTAATTATATCATATCTCAATAGAAGTAGAACTCACCAACACATATGGATCACATTTATATTGGAGAGATTGTACAAATAGATcgtaaaaataacattttttattgaaatttgattcaaaagaaaaaaaaaagagtaaacaaAGAGAAGCTTAGTAGACACATCTACTTAGTCCACATGATGGATACATTTTATCCAACCCATTGGCCACTTAACTCAGGGCCTAAATGGCCGAAAAAATCTCAAACTCATCCTCATGCCTAGCAAGATATGCTGGAGGAATAagctcaacaagatggataagAAATGATCATGCATAAGCAATGACGAGATAACCAATCTTAACAACAAAAACCCAAATATAGGTCAGATTATTTCATGTGGTTAAGATACCTCCTTAAGTATAATTCTTAGATGTGTCTTTTATCAGGCATCCGAAAATTGATTGTCTAAATGACTTGACTAGCTGGATAACATGACTTAAATCGGCAAAACACATAAAGTCATGAGTGCCTTAACGAATCATCTCAAGTTAAGACTTACCCCTATATATGTTAAACTGGAATTGTTGAATCCATTTTCATCTTACTAACCCTAAACTAATCACCCTGAAGCCATTGTCTCACACCACACTAGTATGACAAGGTCTAGcatgtctttctctctctttcttagttgcatttatttataaatttgaatattaatttatatacaaaataataatttttggcGAAAAAAATGTATTATTCCTTTACCAATAAAAAGAAGATAAAGCCGTTtgcttcaaaaaataaaataattgataCTTCcgaaaaattggaaaaatcatGTTGCAGATGGGCTGGTGGACCTGACCCTCAATCTCAATCTGGGCCTTCATATGTTAAAAGCCTCTTGGGTTTGGCCTTGAAGACATTGGGTAGGACATGATTTCTGGTTGTTTCGGACCGGGTTTAACTCGGGCGGAATTTCGGGTTGATTTGATTCATGGCTTCAAAGTTCCGAGTCGAGTCGGGTTGGGTCCGGATACCTTGCAAGCCCTAATTAATTCCAATCCCCGTTCACCTTTtttggtttgatattttatatatttttatttatttatttttggtttgaAGCTGAATTCACCTCCACCTCCGTACCTCACCACTTGCCACCCGCGCGCTCCCTCTCACTTCTCCCTCTCCGGGGTTAAAAGTTAAAACGACGGCAAAGATATACTGAAACGCCAACTCCCGCCGTCGGCTGCGGCCGAGAGACCAAACAAACTTCCGCCGTTCTCTTCTCTCCGAATCTCTATCTTCCGACGCACCGCTTCTGCCTTCGCAATCCGGTTAGTCTATCGACGGACAATTCTCCCTGCTCTCTGTTAGTTTCTTGAGAAAATATTTTCTTGATAAATTGGAGGAAATTTGTTTCGCTTACT is a window from the Malus domestica chromosome 16, GDT2T_hap1 genome containing:
- the LOC103403412 gene encoding synaptotagmin-3-like, with translation MILQSTSASFDFSQPRPLPPHCPCGNFARPTKTHNFLSLPSSKRRRKQLLIANFPRKSVRRKWGCNSCAISPPDAPGSSMNIELTNSARRGAKNLVINRFSGELEADEFSEESPVQMGSNFTTFQEDPFVDKLRTQLGVIHPIPSPPINRNIGGLFVFFFFVGVAFDKLWNSRKKSKLGSDNGRREAWPQVPTSFSLFLEKDLQRKESVEWVNMVLGKLWKVYRAGLENWLIGLLQPVIDDLKKPDYVERVEIKQFSLGDEPLSVRNVERRTSRRVNDLQYQIGLRYTGGARMLLMLSLKFSIIPIYVPVGVRDFDIDGELWVKLRLIPTSPWVGAVQWAFVSLPKIKFELSPFRLFNLMAIPVLSMFLTKLLTEDLPRLFVRPKKIVLDFQKGKAVGPVGNDFKSGDIQEGNKDFVGELSVTLVDARKLSYVFYGKTDPYVTLSLGDQIIRSKKNSQTTVIGPPGEPIWNQDFDILVANPRKQKLYIQVNDSLGFADLTIGTGEVDLGSLQDTVPTDRIVVLQGGWGLFKKKSAGEILLRLTYKAYVEDEEDDKTQVASMDTEASDSDDELSDSEKDKLEPANEADKESFMDVLAALIVSEEFQGIVASETGNAKLVDDISITGSKFSKMRRGLDAESVPSNSNNNSEGSQGVSMESTLLWLSLLAGMSVLIALNIGGSNIFNP